From the Eulemur rufifrons isolate Redbay unplaced genomic scaffold, OSU_ERuf_1 scaffold_534, whole genome shotgun sequence genome, one window contains:
- the LOC138380546 gene encoding dentin matrix acidic phosphoprotein 1-like isoform X2 → MKTSILLVLLWGLTCALPVTRYQNDESESSKEWKGHLAQASTPALADEDPSDSAESEEGPGSDDRHYGHTPAGGLSRSAGKEGDEKDDDEDDSGDDTFGDDDSGPGPEERQEGGNSRLESEEDSADTTQSSEEGTPRGDDSAQDATSESRDLDNEVDGRREGGDSTGDSESEEHRRGGGRDGESSHGDGSEFGDEGMRSDDPDSSRSETESSRMQSAGVASKESRRSSEQTSGVSPAAEHPSRATFRKSRLSEEDDRGELDGGPAMEEAQSDSTENTGSKESAPTRSGEDGEHDSREDREDSRSREDSRSQEDSRSESSQEAELPSDENSSESQEEAATESRGDNPDDAVSRAEDPGDSDSSDSSEEGGATTPSSSESESGEGRGDSGSSESRASSEESPESTGGEDSSSQGEDSRSTEEQDSDSRDSSRSRDDSNSTESRSSSEEDGQSKPPEIESRKLTVDAYHNKPIGDQDDNDCQDGY, encoded by the exons GCAGATGAAGACCCCAGTGACAGCGCTGAGTCGGAGGAGGGCCCGGGCTCTGATGATCGTCACTATGGCCACACGCCAGCTGGTGGCCTCTCCAGGAGTGCAGGAAAAGAAGGAGATGAgaaagatgatgatgaagatgacagtGGAGATGACACCTTTGGCGATGACGACAGTGGCCCCGGGCCGGAAGAGAGACAAGAAGGAGGAAACTCCAGACTGGAAAGTGAAGAGGATTCCGCTGACACCACCCAGTCCAGCGAAGAGGGCACCCCACGAGGGGACGACAGCGCCCAAGACGCCACCAGTGAGAGCAGGGACCTTGACAATGAGGTGGACGGCAGGCGCGAGGGAGGTGACTCCACTGGCGACAGCGAGAGCGAGGAGCACCGGCGGGGAGGCGGCCGTGACGGGGAGAGCAGCCACGGGGACGGCTCCGAGTTTGGCGACGAGGGCATGCGGAGCGATGACCCGGACAGCAGCCGGAGTGAGACAGAAAGCTCCAGAATGCAGAGCGCTGGGGTCGCTTCCAAAGAGTCCAGAAGGAGCAGCGAGCAGACCAGCGGCGTCAGCCCggcggcggagcatcccagcaGGGCGACGTTCAGGAAGTCGCGCCTTTCCGAGGAAGACGACAGAGGTGAGCTTGATGGTGGCCCCGCGATGGAGGAAGCCCAGAGTGACTCCACAGAGAACACGGGCTCCAAAGAATCGGCCCCCACACGTTCCGGGGAGGACGGCGAGCACGACTCCCGGGAAGACAGGGAGGACAGCCGGTCCCGGGAGGACAGTCGGTCCCAGGAGGACAGTCG CAGCGAGTCCAGCCAGGAGGCCGAGCTGCCGTCCGACGAGAACAGCAGTGAGTCCCAGGAAGAGGCGGCGACCGAGTCCAGGGGAGACAACCCAGACGACGCGGTGAGTCGCGCAGAGGACCCGGGCGACAGTGACTCCAGCGACTCCAGCGAGGAGGGCGGCGCCACGACGCCCTCCAGCTCGGAAAGCGAGTCCGGAGAGGGGCGGGGGGACAGCGGATCCAGCGAGAGCCGGGCCTCCTCCGAGGAGAGCCCGGAGTCCACGGGGGGCGAGGACAGCTCCAGCCAGGGCGAGGACAGCCGGTCCACGGAGGAGCAGGACAGTGACTCTCGGGACAGCAGCAGATCCAGGGACGACAGCAACTCCACCGAGAGCAGGTCAAGCAGCGAGGAAGACGGCCAGTCGAAACCCCCCGAGATAGAAAGCAGAAAGTTAACGGTGGACGCTTATCACAACAAGCCCATTGGGGACCAAGATGACAACGACTGCCAAGACGGCTATTAG